The genomic stretch GCGGCGGAGAATTGCACCCTGACAACAGGGTTGCTGCCAAAAAAGTGAGCAGCGTTAAACGGGACAGCCATTTTCTATGTCTCAAGTCCTGCGCCTCCTCTGCGCTCATTGGGTATTGTCACAGTAAAAGCTCCGCCAGTGGGGCTTTATTAAGCCGGTAGCTCGGGGTCTTCTGAGGCGGTGAAAAGCCGTTCGGGATCCAGATGAACCCACCAGGGAAAGGGTCGGTCTTTGAGTCGATTCCAGGATGATTCAGAAAGGTACAGCGACAGAGGAGGCCGCTCTGCGATGGGGTGAAGGCCGACCAAGCCGTCAGCGCCGCCCTTGCGGCCCTTCGTTGGGACGTCTTTGAGGTTCTGCAGCCACTCGAGATGCACCGTCTTCCCCTCCGTCGTGTCGATCACCTGGCCCAATCGGCAGGGAAAGGTATTGACGCCGCCCGGTCCGTCGACGATCTGCAGGTGTCGGGCCCGGATCCCCACGTAGGCCGTCGAGGACGGGGGCGGAGAAGGCAGATGGAGGGTGCAGCCCCAATCGATGGCCTCGATTTGATCCGGGTGATGAGGCGAGAGGATGCGGGCGCGAGACAGGTTCTTGCACCCTGTCAGGCGCGCCGCCGTGACCGTCGGCGGAGACTGAAATATCTCGGCTTTCGAGCCGAAAGCCGAGACGCGCCCTTTTGAGAGCACGAGCAGGCTCTGGCAGACCCGGTAAGCTTCGTCCAGGTTGTGGGTGACGAAGAGGGTGGCGCCTCGGTAATCGGACAGGGTCTTGAGCAGTTCGCTTTCCATCTGGCTGCGCAGATGGTTGTCCAAGGCGGAAAAGGGTTCATCCAACAGCAGCGCG from Heliomicrobium modesticaldum Ice1 encodes the following:
- a CDS encoding sulfate/molybdate ABC transporter ATP-binding protein, which gives rise to MELSVDIEKRFPGFSLRVSFATAKEALGLLGASGSGKTVILRCIAGIETPDRGRITLNGRVLFDAEKGINLPSRMRKVGFLFQDYALFPHMTVAENILFGLQYLNLSVEERRRRLREKILQFQLEGLEDRFPGQLSGGQQQRVALARALSVDPDALLLDEPFSALDNHLRSQMESELLKTLSDYRGATLFVTHNLDEAYRVCQSLLVLSKGRVSAFGSKAEIFQSPPTVTAARLTGCKNLSRARILSPHHPDQIEAIDWGCTLHLPSPPPSSTAYVGIRARHLQIVDGPGGVNTFPCRLGQVIDTTEGKTVHLEWLQNLKDVPTKGRKGGADGLVGLHPIAERPPLSLYLSESSWNRLKDRPFPWWVHLDPERLFTASEDPELPA